Proteins from a genomic interval of Rhinoraja longicauda isolate Sanriku21f chromosome 16, sRhiLon1.1, whole genome shotgun sequence:
- the vps26a gene encoding vacuolar protein sorting-associated protein 26A, protein MQVEKPYESYIGANVRLRYFLKVTMVRSLSDLVKEYDLIVHQLASYPDVNNSIKMEVGIEDCLHIEFEYNKSKYHLKDVIVGKIYFLLVRIKIQHMELQMIKKEITGIGPSTTTETETIAKYEIMDGAPVKGESIPIRLFLAGYDLTPTMRDVNKKFSVRYFLNLVLVDEEDRRYFKQQEIVLWRKAPDKLRKRTNFHQRLESPEPQASAQQPEI, encoded by the exons ATATTTCTTGAAAGTGACAATGGTCCGGAGTCTGAGTGATCTGGTGAAGGAATATGACCTGATCGTACACCAGCTTGCCTCGTACCCAGATGTCAACAACTCCATCAAAATGGAGGTCGGCATTGAGGACTGCTTACACATAGAGTTTGAATACAACAAGTCAAA ATACCACCTGAAGGATGTGATTGTCGGTAAAATCTACTTCTTGTTGGTGAGAATCAAAATCcagcacatggaactgcagatgatcaAAAAAGAGATTACTGGTATTG GGCCCAGTACCACCACTGAGACAGAAACTATTGCCAAATATGAAATAATGGATGGAGCCCCTGTTAAAG GCGAATCCATTCCAATCAGACTCTTCTTGGCCGGATACGATCTAACGCCAACAATGAGAGATGTTAACAAGAAGTTCTCCGTACGTTACTTCCTAAATTTAGTCCTAGTCGACGAAGAAGACCGGCGATACTTCAAACAGCAG GAGATTGTACTATGGAGGAAAGCTCCCGACAAGCTCCGGAAAAGAACTAACTTCCATCAGCGCCTGGAATCTCCAGAACCACAGGCCTCTGCTCAGCAACCTGAGATATGA
- the supv3l1 gene encoding ATP-dependent RNA helicase SUPV3L1, mitochondrial, whose amino-acid sequence MWGRGLRELVPGRSLGLGLVPGLGLGLVPGLGLGLVQGRSLGLGRSLGSLHGRSLEPVRGLGLGHGLGRSRSLVPGRALSITHRAVGSAVRPPDTSLFVPLTARVRPGPEGNVGAELSQSLNKNDTLKILNKFYKRKEMQRLGSESGLDARLFHQAFISFRKYAMEVDSLSVDLHIILNDICCGAGHVDDLFPYFMRHAKQIFPMLDCMEDLRKISDLRLPANWYPEARAIQRKIIFHAGPTNSGKTHKAIQSFFAAKSGVYCGPLKLLAHEIYQKSNDAGVPCDLVTGEERTFVASDGRQSTHIACTIEMCSVTTPYEIAVIDEIQMIRDTSRGWAWTRALLGLCAEEIHICGEAAAINFVTELMYDTGEEVEVEMYERLTPLTVLDSALESLDNLHPGDCIVCFSKNDIYSLSRQIETRGLECAVIYGSLPPGTKLAQAKKFNDPDDPCKIMVATDAIGMGLNLSIKRIIFNSLMKPSVNERGEKEMNRITTSQALQISGRAGRFSTAFKEGEVTTMHRADLPVLQEILSQAVDPIEVAGLHPTADQIEMFAYQLPEATLSNLLDIFVSLSQVDGLYFVCNIDDFKFLADMIQHIPLNLRARYVFCTAPINRKQPFVCTSFLKFARQFSRNEPLTFDWLCRHVNWPLMAPENIKDLVHLEAVHDVLDLYLWLSYRFMDMFPDVSLVREIQTELDGTIQVGVKNITRLIRASDSASAAAAQQTGDPSAHGGARRKHKINMENINTSRRLRGSKALGYKPMTPGAGTAEAAGGCLSTRLVQEGHLTAELLQQLQEEWSASQAHPRDTAAQPPSKATPKGSRKKK is encoded by the exons ATGTGGGGCCGCGGCCTGAGGGAGCTGGTGCcgggccggagcctgggcctggggctGGTGCCGGGCCTGGGCCTGGGGCTGGTGCCGggcctggggctggggctggtgcAGGGCCGGAGCCTGGGGCTGGGCCGCAGCCTGGGGTCGCTGCATGGCCGGAGCCTGGAGCCAGTGCGGGGCCTCGGCCTCGGGCATGGTCTCGGCCGGAGCCGCAGCCTGGTCCCCGGCCGCGCTCTCAGCATCACGCACCGCGCCGTCGGCAGCGCCGTCAGACCCCCGGACACGTCGCTGTTCGTGCCGCTGACGGCCCGGGTCAGGCCGGGGCCCGAGGGAAACGTGGGCGCCGAGCTGAGCCAGAGCCTGAATAAGA ATGATACGCTGAAGATCTTGAATAAATTTTATAAAAGAAAAGAGATGCAGAGACTGGGCAGTGAGAGTGGCCTGGATG CTCGCCTTTTCCACCAGGCCTTCATTAGTTTTCGGAAGTACGCGATGGAAGTTGATTCCTTGAGTGTGGATTTACACATTATCCTCAATGACATCTGCTGTGGCGCAG GTCACGTTGACGACCTCTTTCCGTATTTCATGAGACATGCCAAAcagattttccccatgttggACTGCATGGAGGACTTGCGCAAGATAAGTGATCTCAGATTGCCGGCCAACTG gtaTCCAGAGGCCAGGGCAATTCAGCGAAAGATTATTTTTCACGCTGGGCCGACGAACAGTGGGAAAACACACAAGGCCATTCAGAGCTTCTTCGCGGCCAAGTCAGGAGTCTATTGTGGTCCTCTGAAGCTACTCGCTCACGAGATCTATCAAAAGAGCAATGATGCT GGCGTGCCGTGCGACTTGGTGACTGGGGAAGAGCGAACCTTTGTTGCTTCAGACGGAAGGCAGTCGACCCACATCGCCTGCACCATTGAAATGTGCAGCGTAACGACACCAT ATGAAATTGCTGTAATCGATGAAATCCAGATGATTCGAGATACTTCCAGAGGATGGGCTTGGACCAGGGCACTATTAG GTCTTTGTGCCGAAGAAATCCATATCTGTGGAGAAGCTGCAGCCATTAACTTTGTGACGGAGCTGATGTACGACAcaggagaggaggtggag GTTGAGATGTACGAGCGGCTGACTCCTTTGACTGTTCTGGACTCGGCACTGGAGTCTCTCGACAACCTGCATCCTGGAGACTGCATCGTGTGCTTCAGTAAAAACGACATCTACTCTCTGAGTCGGCAGATTGAAACTCGTGGACTGGAATGTGCGGTGATATATGGCAGTCTTCCACCAG GAACAAAATTGGCCCAAGCAAAGAAATTTAATGACCCAGACGATCCCTGCAAGATCATGGTTGCCACCGATGCCATTGGGATGGGCTTGAACCT GAGTATAAAAAGGATTATTTTCAATTCGCTGATGAAGCCGAGCGTGAacgagaggggggagaaggagatgAACAGGATCACCACTTCCCAGGCCCTGCAGATCTCAGGCCGAGCGGGCAGGTTTTCCACGGCGTTCAAGGAAGGAGAAGTCACCACGATGCATCGAGCCGACCTCCCAGTGCTCCAAGAGATATTGAGTCAGGCCGTCGATCCCATTGAG GTGGCAGGATTACACCCGACCGCTGACCAGATCGAGATGTTTGCCTATCAGCTGCCGGAGGCCACGCTGTCAAACCTGCTT GATATCTTTGTGAGCCTCTCACAGGTGGATGGGCTCTATTTTGTCTGCAATATCGATGATTTCAAGTTCCTGGCCGATATGATCCAGCACATTCCACTGAATCTCCGTGCGCGATACGTCTTTTGCACAGCGCCGATCAACAGGAAGCAGCCCTTTGTCTGCACGtctttcctaaag TTTGCCCGACAGTTCAGCCGGAACGAGCCGCTGACGTTTGACTGGTTGTGTCGACACGTTAACTGGCCATTGATGGCACCGGAAAACATcaaagaccttgtgcatctggaaGCTGTGCACGATGTGCTGGATCTCTACCTGTGGTTGAG CTACCGGTTCATGGACATGTTCCCGGATGTGAGCCTTGTGCGGGAGATTCAGACGGAGCTGGACGGCACGATACAGGTTGGGGTGAAGAACATCACCCGCCTGATCCGCGCGTCGGACTCGGCCTCGGCGGCGGCCGCCCAGCAGACCGgcgacccttcggcccacggggGCGCGCGGAGGAAACACAAGATAAATATGGAGAACATCAACACGTCCCGGCGCCTTCGGGGTTCCAAAGCGCTGGGCTACAAACCAATGACGCCTGGAGCCGGCACAGCCGAAGCTGCCGGTGGTTGCCTGAGCACCAGGCTGGTCCAAGAAGGACATCTAACGGCTGAACTACTGCAGCAGCTTCAGGAGGAATGGTCGGCGAGCCAGGCGCATCCCAGGGACACTGCCGCGCAGCCTCCCAGTAAAGCTACGCCCAAAGGATCGAGGAAGAAGAAATAA